The window agtttgaccggggagttgactttttgataccggggtcggaatccgattctgaaaattgaaatacctccgttatgtcatttatgacttgtgtgaaatatgtgaggtcaatcggacatgatttgataggtttcggcgttgtttgtagatatggaaagtttcaaagttcattaggcttgaatctatgtgtgattcgtatttttagtgttgttggatgtgatttgaagactcgactaagttcgtatgatatttcaggacttgttggtgtattttgttgaggtctcgagggccttgggtgagttttggataaattatggatttttatggaaaaattagtattttcttatggaattaatttcaataaattttattgattgaaacgaattatttgtgactagattcgaggctttcggagaccaaatCTCGTGCCAAGGGCATAGCGAAATAAAGAATTAtgcgatttgaggtaagtaacagttttaaatctggtcctgagagtatgaaaTCCCGAATTTTTTTATAATGTGATTACCttttaggtgacgcacatgttaggtgacgggcgtgtgggcgtgtaccgaggggattgtgacttggtctgtcccgtgaaactataaagttgaattatttgttgttagctatatgctctctatgtgttgaattaatttgactgtaaatcatgttagaaatcatgcttattcTATGTTatagtattgttgggacccgCAAAGGtagtgtacttgttgaattatttgttaattaatgtcttgtactcagtcatgatttttctggCATATTATACCTCaatctttcttgatatttgttgatacactatgttatctttgtttgggctgatctttgtgatttctgagagcccgagagactagagaggttgaggactgagtaaggctgaggttCTGttagtgaggtaaggatattatggcacatgagttgtccgtggaggatattatagcacgtgagttgtccatgcagcatgtgagttgtccgtgcggattatggcgcttgggctgtaggagcccctccagagtctgtacacccccaatgagcgcgaatacccattgagtgtgagtgctgagggctaagagccgagtggttgagttgttgtgacgagtggAGTAACTGTTGCTTTGAGAGGCTATACTTGTTTTTcgtttgttgttgcacttagttgctattagTTATTGTTGTAAAATTCTCTAAAAGAGTTTATgaccggattacatgaacttgaattatataaattgatttgacttaaactgcaggatttgaaagcatgtctattctcgTTGGAATTACTAGAAATGaattataactgtgtagctcatcactatcttcagttccttatttattattgttacttgctgagttggttgtactcatactacaccctgcacttagtgtgcagatccaggtgttctcgAACATAGCGGGTGTTAATTCTTTCGCACAACTGATTTTTCGGAGTtctgaggtagctgtcgtgtttcgtATACCATGCCTCTCCTTCCCcatctccttatttactgtatttaGTCTCAGACTATCATGGAccatatttttcagacttgtattcataattagatactcatgtactcagtgacaccaggttttgggagtgtttgtatcggtaATTGCGAGATTTTtggattgtgtttaaatattatattttcaaacttaaaagaaattgtggtgtattgagattgtcgtcttgcctagtatcgagataggcgccatcatgacaggttaggattttgggtcatgacactcaCGTAGTTCTAGAGTAGGGATTTTGGTGAAGCGGCACTCGCAGGAATTGCCCCAGTATCGTATTACGATGATATGGCGAGACGGAAGATTGGTCACTCATGATAGCTTAAATTTTGCGGTCTGATTTGAATGATTTAAAATTTTGAGCTCACTGGTCATCTTGAGCTAGGATCTTAGGCCCGTTACTGGGTTGGCTGTCCCCACAATATTATAGTTCGGTATGCTGCTAAGAAAAGGTTCCACGCTGCGGTGTTTGTTCCTGCAAAACAAATGAAATACACGCATACCAATATATTGTAATGCAGAATATATTAAGATGAGATGTAAATGATGCAGGAATGATGATGTTTAGCTGCCGGCGAGCCGTTATTTGGGATTGGGATGACAGGATATTTGATCCTGACTCGATTTGTTAGTCGGGTTTGGGTACCATTCCGCAGTTGTCGGAGCATTTGAAAattgtctccgcttgttgggagagcttgattggtaaagtgcgtctccgcttgttgggagagctttgcactgagAAATGTCTCCGCTTGCTGGGAGAGCTTGATTTGTAGAGTGcatctccgcttgttgggagagcttgatttgtatagtgcgtctcctcttgttgggagagctttgcaataaaatataaattattctCCACTCGGGAGCTATCGTAATCATGCCTAAAGTTGCACGAACAAAACGTTAGTAATAGCAAAATGaaatataagcatgcccaagaaatACTCTTGACTGTGAAACTAGGTTGAGGTTTCGAGGATAGCTCAATGCGAATTGAGACGACTAACTGTTATCTTGTGGGGAAATTAGTAAATGATAAGTTATCGTACTTAATTCATGGTCGATAATATCATCCATTAATCTGGGGATTGTTGATGAAGCTCGAACAATTGAAGGCTCACTTGTAATCCATTCGAAAATGTCTTTTGTTATAACTTCTTCCATACCAACCAAGGAAAGGGCAGCGGTTACAAGTGCATTCTTGTTATACTCCTCACCTTTTGGATTGTAGCCAGCATTCAACCATTTGGCTTCTTTAAAATAGGCTctcacactactagaaatccggtaaaaactGACAAAAAAAttaaccaactttggtcggtaatgacCAATAATtgtccaaaacgcgaccatttacgtgtgggcGGTATTTTAGGGGTCGGAAAGGTATACCGACCAAAATTGCAAAAGaaaacgaccaactttggtcggtttttttccgaccaaagttggtcggtattttaattatgtaatcaaaagattcagCATCTGGAAATCGAATCGGGGTCtatactgtggcaggatactattctactactagaccattggtgcattttattttaagactgtcttttatttgatttatactctttaattgtattttcgcacgaaaataaccgaccaaagttggtcggtttattaaaaaataaaattaccgaccaaagttggtcggttttttaaaatgaccgccCAAATTAATTgactaactttggtcggtttttttaaaattaatttttatttattttaattgaaccgaccaaagttggtaggtttcgtaaaaaaaaaaaaaaaattgaaaaatcgaccaactttggtcgattttttggcCGATtgtttgaccgaccaaagttggtcgatcgaccttggtcggtttttgccgaatttctagtagtgtcaaCAGCTTTTTCAtctaaaaagaaaatttaaaaggTAATAGAACCTAAGAAGTACATACCGTATCTTTTTGTGGATTGAGCATCTTTTATTCATCACTTAGTTTGATATTAATGAGGGCAAGTTAAgaaaccttttcgcctagggggatccagctcatagttccgggtagaagtactctttacCTAGGCTTGTTTTTcgaagcttaacccaggtagatccttttcgcctagggagatccagctcatagttctgggtagaagtactcttcgcccaggctatttttCATGGCCTTAACCCAGGTATAATCctttcgcttagggggatccagctcatagttccgggtagaaatactcttcacCTCTCATCAATAAGAGAATGCAAAAGATAAATGAAGTAGTATATATATAGTTTTACCTCTGTATTGCATTGGTGAAAAGCACAAGTTCGTCATAGATTGGATAAGCATCAAATGTATCATCATTGGTGGAGATCATTTTGAATACTTTTATTTGCATTTTTCTCGCACGACTATATCGAGGGTCAAAATACACTCCAAACATCCAGAAGTAACTCTCCACTAATTTGTCTCTTACATATGGCAATTTGTTTATAAGATCCAAATCTTTCCACCAGCTAGAATATCACAAGAGCATTACAAGTTATATTTTATCTCATTTAAGCGAAATAAATATATGTACGTATGCATGTATGGATGGACAACACTAACAATGGTGTACCTCGTAAGATCGCTAAGCTCTCTTTGATGAAGCTTTTGCAACATGTTGAAATCCAATTTGGCAAATTTCAAAAGCAAGTCATCATGCGCTTCAATGTTCTCGTAAATGTAAATGTATTTCCTTGCTACCACCCTTGGTACAGTTTTGCGAATAGGGTGGCTTAAGGCTTCGGTAATTTGAACCTTAAGCCAATTATTGCTCAAGTTGAGGACCATGGACACGAGATGAGTGGTGGTAAAGGTGAGAGCTTCTTCAAGAATCTCCTCCCCGTACACTCTCAGATGTGCTGCTTCGtacaaactttatatatatatatatataaaaaaactccAGTCAGGGCTAGTTTGCATATAAGTAAATAGATCAACAATTCCTACCATGtccagttttttttttgaatggtATATCATTGAAAATGAAGTTATGATTTTCCTAGTTAAAGAAATATCAATAATTAGTTCCCAGAGACTAGGTCAGGTGAAAATTTATATGATTGGATAATGTGGACTTCTCTATCAAGTTTAACCTTTAATAATGGTAACAAGGAACAATAAAAGTCGTCCTGAAGCTctgtgaaaa is drawn from Nicotiana tabacum cultivar K326 chromosome 22, ASM71507v2, whole genome shotgun sequence and contains these coding sequences:
- the LOC107817699 gene encoding sesquiterpene synthase 12-like, with the translated sequence MEASDSVIVIVIVIAHVLWKIFIQPFGDTISSPTLLNKHLYEAAHLRVYGEEILEEALTFTTTHLVSMVLNLSNNWLKVQITEALSHPIRKTVPRVVARKYIYIYENIEAHDDLLLKFAKLDFNMLQKLHQRELSDLTSWWKDLDLINKLPYVRDKLVESYFWMFGVYFDPRYSRARKMQIKVFKMISTNDDTFDAYPIYDELVLFTNAIQSFYRISSSVRAYFKEAKWLNAGYNPKGEEYNKNALVTAALSLVGMEEVITKDIFEWITSEPSIVRASSTIPRLMDDIIDHELSTITYHLLISPQDNS